The following coding sequences lie in one Corallococcus silvisoli genomic window:
- a CDS encoding tRNA (cytidine(34)-2'-O)-methyltransferase — MLEPLASPLHLVLVSPQIPPNTGNVARLCAVTGCRLILVEPLGFSIDDRNLKRAGLDYWDKVFLKLYPTYGAYVADYPAARRWLFSARAETSLYAARFEAGDHLVFGSEVTGLLPEVMEGGTGTAVTIPMLPERRSLNLSTSVGIGAYEALRQVQLGAAGRQAPPSN; from the coding sequence ATGCTTGAGCCGCTGGCGTCCCCCCTGCATCTGGTCCTCGTGTCGCCCCAGATTCCGCCCAACACCGGCAATGTGGCCCGGCTGTGCGCGGTGACGGGGTGCCGGCTCATCCTGGTGGAGCCCCTGGGGTTCTCCATTGACGACCGGAACCTGAAGCGGGCGGGGCTGGACTACTGGGACAAGGTGTTCCTGAAGCTCTACCCGACCTATGGCGCGTACGTGGCGGACTATCCGGCGGCCCGGCGGTGGCTGTTCTCCGCCCGGGCGGAGACGTCGCTGTACGCGGCGCGGTTCGAGGCGGGGGACCACCTGGTGTTCGGCTCGGAGGTCACGGGGCTGTTGCCGGAGGTGATGGAGGGGGGGACGGGGACGGCGGTGACGATTCCGATGCTCCCGGAGCGCCGGAGCTTGAATCTTTCGACGTCGGTGGGGATTGGCGCCTACGAGGCGCTGCGTCAGGTGCAGTTGGGTGCGGCGGGCAGGCAGGCGCCGCCGTCGAATTGA
- a CDS encoding DUF192 domain-containing protein, translating into MHWRVTNETRQRLLADRAERAESFVQRFQGLMGRASLPMGGGMHIEPCDSIHTFFMRIPIDVAFLDAQGHIVKQLSALPPWRATALYRKARSVLELPAGVLLASGTQEGDRLVFAPAEDPGA; encoded by the coding sequence ATGCACTGGAGGGTGACCAACGAAACGCGGCAGCGGCTGCTCGCGGACCGGGCCGAACGCGCCGAGTCCTTCGTCCAGCGCTTCCAGGGCCTCATGGGCCGCGCCTCGCTGCCCATGGGGGGCGGGATGCACATCGAACCCTGTGACTCCATCCACACCTTCTTCATGCGCATCCCCATCGACGTCGCCTTCCTGGACGCGCAGGGGCACATCGTCAAGCAGCTTTCCGCCCTGCCGCCCTGGCGCGCCACGGCGCTCTACCGCAAGGCCCGCTCCGTCCTGGAGCTGCCCGCGGGCGTCCTCCTGGCCAGCGGCACCCAGGAGGGCGACCGCCTGGTCTTCGCCCCTGCGGAGGACCCCGGCGCCTGA
- a CDS encoding Stp1/IreP family PP2C-type Ser/Thr phosphatase: MRIEVAGSTHVGMKRNHNEDNYLVLTEENLVCVADGMGGHSSGEIASRIAVDELGEFFRLTSKDQEATWPFKMDKQRNYDENRLATGIKLANARIFERATADSKYKGMGTTIVSAHFADSAVYVGHVGDSRVYFFRGGLLQQVTEDHSLLNDYLKAKKLSPEEIENFPHKNVIVRALGMKEQVQVDVTRVDPLENDVFLLCSDGLSGMVTDAQMQDILSRTPELEKACGQLIDLANAAGGNDNVTCVLARWHNA; the protein is encoded by the coding sequence ATGCGCATCGAGGTCGCCGGCAGCACCCACGTCGGGATGAAGCGGAACCACAACGAGGACAACTACCTCGTGCTCACCGAGGAGAACCTCGTGTGCGTGGCGGATGGCATGGGCGGTCACTCGTCCGGGGAGATCGCCAGCCGCATCGCGGTGGATGAGCTGGGTGAGTTCTTCCGCCTCACGTCCAAGGACCAGGAAGCCACCTGGCCCTTCAAGATGGACAAGCAGCGCAACTACGATGAGAACCGCCTGGCCACCGGCATCAAGCTGGCCAACGCGCGCATCTTCGAGCGAGCCACCGCCGACTCCAAGTACAAGGGCATGGGCACCACCATCGTGTCCGCGCACTTCGCCGACAGCGCGGTCTACGTGGGCCACGTCGGTGACAGCCGCGTGTACTTCTTCCGCGGCGGCCTGCTCCAGCAGGTGACGGAGGACCACTCGCTGCTCAACGACTACCTCAAGGCGAAGAAGCTCTCGCCGGAGGAGATCGAGAACTTCCCCCACAAGAACGTGATTGTCCGCGCGCTGGGGATGAAGGAGCAGGTGCAGGTGGACGTCACCCGCGTGGATCCGCTGGAGAACGACGTCTTCCTGCTGTGCTCGGACGGCCTGAGCGGCATGGTCACCGACGCGCAGATGCAGGACATCCTCTCGCGCACGCCGGAGCTGGAGAAGGCCTGCGGCCAGCTCATCGACCTGGCCAACGCGGCGGGTGGCAACGACAACGTCACCTGCGTGCTGGCGCGCTGGCACAACGCCTGA
- a CDS encoding nucleotidyltransferase family protein yields the protein MKAMVLCAGLGTRLRPLTERWPKPAMPFLGQPLLRYHLAVLKAAGVTAVGINTHHLPDTMAAVARAECERAGLPLHVVHEPVIQGTGGGIRGLRDFLSGEDFLVFNGDILFPVDLQPVVAAHRASGAVATMVLLPMPQGEKYAAVEADAGGQVRRIAGHGPGGDGLTPWHFTGVHVMSPSVFDFMTAEGPEDINREVYVRVMQAGLAVRGHAVDAYWSDLGMPSRYLATVRDVLEGRVPLAALGKDSPLAGLKAGADGAWVHPEARVAGTVRGPAYVGAGSAVEQGATVGPGVSVGPGARVGQGARLERCAVFEETQVAPGEALTEVLAWGPHRVPAPLAGR from the coding sequence ATGAAGGCGATGGTCCTCTGCGCGGGCCTGGGCACGCGCCTGCGTCCGCTCACCGAGCGCTGGCCCAAGCCGGCCATGCCGTTCCTCGGCCAGCCGCTGCTGCGCTACCACCTGGCGGTGCTGAAGGCCGCGGGTGTGACGGCGGTGGGCATCAACACGCACCACCTGCCGGACACGATGGCGGCGGTGGCCCGCGCGGAGTGCGAGCGCGCGGGGCTGCCGCTGCACGTCGTGCACGAGCCCGTCATCCAGGGCACGGGCGGCGGCATCCGAGGCCTGCGCGACTTCCTCTCCGGCGAGGACTTCCTCGTGTTCAACGGGGACATCCTCTTCCCCGTGGACCTCCAGCCGGTGGTCGCGGCGCACCGGGCGTCCGGCGCGGTGGCGACGATGGTGCTCCTGCCCATGCCGCAAGGGGAGAAGTACGCGGCGGTGGAGGCGGACGCGGGCGGGCAGGTGCGCCGCATCGCGGGCCATGGGCCGGGCGGGGACGGGCTCACGCCCTGGCACTTCACCGGCGTGCACGTGATGTCCCCCAGCGTGTTCGACTTCATGACGGCCGAGGGCCCCGAGGACATCAACCGCGAGGTCTACGTGCGGGTGATGCAGGCGGGGCTCGCGGTGCGCGGGCACGCGGTGGACGCGTACTGGTCCGACCTGGGCATGCCTTCGCGATATCTGGCCACGGTGCGGGACGTGCTGGAGGGGCGCGTGCCGCTGGCCGCGCTGGGGAAGGACTCGCCGCTCGCGGGGCTGAAGGCCGGGGCGGACGGGGCGTGGGTGCATCCGGAAGCCCGCGTCGCGGGCACGGTGCGGGGGCCGGCGTACGTGGGCGCGGGGAGCGCCGTGGAGCAGGGCGCGACGGTGGGCCCGGGCGTGTCGGTGGGCCCGGGGGCTCGGGTGGGGCAGGGGGCCCGGCTGGAGCGCTGCGCCGTGTTCGAGGAGACCCAGGTGGCGCCGGGCGAAGCGCTCACCGAGGTGCTCGCGTGGGGACCGCACCGGGTGCCCGCGCCGCTCGCGGGGCGCTGA
- a CDS encoding aminoglycoside phosphotransferase family protein, with the protein MELEAALRDQVGQAIGRPVPDAPIKKLKGDASNRSYYRVGAAPESWVLMVMPPDATKKSEEATKGEPPKELPFINVHRYLDRLGVRVPRILRYDEPAGIMVLEDLSDITFESALEGGRHNEALYTRAVDLLAKLRVQAEKQRDPECLAFTRAFDEDLYDWELHHFREWGLEAWSGKQPTDAERAQLDATFRDIAKQLAAAPRGFTHRDYQSRNIMVKEGELVVIDFQDALQGPRQYDLVALLRDSYVELDRDFVDTMLDRYIATFEQESGEKIDAKQFKAFFDLLTIQRKLKDAGRFEFIHRVKGNPGFLVSIPASLRYVKAAFARRPELAPLQTLVAKYVPELAA; encoded by the coding sequence ATGGAACTTGAGGCCGCCCTTCGCGACCAGGTGGGACAGGCCATTGGCCGTCCCGTCCCCGATGCCCCCATCAAGAAGCTCAAGGGCGACGCGAGCAACCGCTCCTACTACCGCGTCGGCGCGGCCCCGGAGAGCTGGGTGCTGATGGTGATGCCGCCAGACGCGACGAAGAAGAGCGAGGAGGCCACCAAGGGCGAGCCCCCGAAGGAGCTGCCCTTCATCAACGTGCACCGCTACCTGGACCGGCTGGGCGTGCGCGTGCCGCGCATCCTCCGCTACGACGAGCCCGCCGGCATCATGGTGCTGGAGGACCTGAGCGACATCACCTTCGAGTCCGCGCTGGAGGGGGGGCGTCACAACGAGGCGCTCTACACGCGCGCGGTGGACCTGCTGGCGAAGCTGCGCGTGCAGGCGGAGAAGCAGCGCGACCCGGAGTGCCTGGCCTTCACGCGCGCCTTCGACGAGGACCTGTACGACTGGGAGCTGCACCACTTCCGCGAGTGGGGCCTGGAGGCCTGGAGCGGCAAGCAGCCCACGGACGCGGAGCGCGCGCAGCTGGACGCCACGTTCCGGGACATCGCGAAGCAGCTGGCCGCCGCGCCGCGGGGCTTCACCCACCGCGACTACCAGAGCCGCAACATCATGGTGAAGGAGGGCGAGCTGGTCGTCATCGACTTCCAGGACGCGCTCCAGGGCCCGCGCCAGTACGACCTGGTGGCGCTCCTGCGCGACAGCTACGTGGAGCTGGACCGCGACTTCGTGGACACGATGTTGGACCGCTACATCGCCACGTTCGAGCAGGAGAGCGGGGAGAAGATCGACGCGAAGCAGTTCAAGGCGTTCTTCGACCTGCTCACCATCCAGCGCAAGCTGAAGGACGCGGGGCGCTTCGAGTTCATCCACCGCGTGAAGGGCAACCCGGGCTTCCTCGTGTCCATCCCCGCGTCGCTGCGCTACGTGAAGGCCGCGTTCGCGCGCCGGCCGGAGCTGGCGCCGCTGCAGACGCTGGTGGCGAAGTACGTGCCAGAGCTGGCGGCCTGA
- a CDS encoding pyridoxal-phosphate dependent enzyme: MDIQKNILTAIGHTPLVKLNKLVGPNDATVLVKCEFMNPGASIKDRMALYIIEKAEREGKLKPGGTIVENTSGNTGMGVALAAAVKGYKCIFTMPDKMSLEKINRLKAMGAQVVVTPTNVPAEDPRSYYETSKRLARETPGAFMLNQYHNPDNIEAHYHTTGPEIFQQTEGKFDYFVSGLGTGGTMSGAGKFLKEKIPGLKNVGVDPEGSVYEGYFKTGKLTEPHVYKVEGIGEDMLCGAMDFSVVDDVRQVDDRMCFNAARRLAREEGIFAGGSSGAAVHVAVELAKEVGKGKTIVVVLPDSGSSYISKFHSDEWMRDNGFMQEKGAGTVRDIIGAKPRDLKTAKRGDRVDHVVETMRSHGISQMPVVSDDGRAVGMVHEYDLLNALVASKVKFQDAIDPIVAPLQGAVSAEASIDRLREIFARDNVAVVKDGETVIAIVTKIDLIDHLHRTAA, from the coding sequence ATGGACATCCAAAAGAACATCCTCACCGCCATTGGCCACACGCCGCTGGTGAAGCTCAACAAGCTCGTCGGTCCGAACGACGCCACCGTCCTCGTGAAGTGCGAGTTCATGAATCCCGGCGCGTCCATCAAGGACCGCATGGCGCTCTACATCATCGAAAAGGCCGAACGGGAGGGGAAGCTCAAGCCCGGCGGCACCATCGTGGAGAACACGTCCGGCAACACCGGCATGGGCGTGGCGCTGGCGGCGGCGGTGAAGGGCTACAAGTGCATCTTCACCATGCCGGACAAGATGTCCCTGGAGAAGATCAACCGCCTGAAGGCCATGGGCGCCCAGGTCGTCGTCACGCCGACCAACGTCCCCGCCGAGGATCCGCGCAGCTACTACGAGACCTCCAAGCGGCTGGCCCGTGAGACGCCCGGCGCCTTCATGCTGAACCAGTACCACAACCCGGACAACATCGAGGCGCACTACCACACGACGGGTCCGGAGATCTTCCAGCAGACCGAAGGCAAGTTCGACTACTTCGTGTCCGGCCTGGGCACCGGCGGCACCATGAGCGGCGCCGGCAAGTTCCTGAAGGAGAAGATCCCCGGCCTGAAGAACGTGGGCGTGGATCCGGAGGGCTCCGTCTACGAGGGCTACTTCAAGACGGGCAAGCTCACCGAGCCGCACGTCTACAAGGTCGAGGGCATCGGCGAGGACATGCTCTGCGGCGCGATGGACTTCTCCGTCGTGGACGACGTCCGCCAGGTGGATGACCGCATGTGCTTCAACGCCGCGCGCCGCCTCGCGCGCGAGGAGGGCATCTTCGCGGGCGGCTCCTCCGGCGCCGCGGTGCACGTGGCGGTGGAGCTGGCCAAGGAAGTGGGCAAGGGGAAGACCATCGTCGTCGTCCTGCCCGACTCCGGCAGCAGCTACATCAGCAAGTTCCACTCCGACGAGTGGATGCGTGACAACGGCTTCATGCAGGAGAAGGGCGCCGGCACCGTGCGCGACATCATCGGGGCGAAGCCGCGCGACCTGAAGACGGCGAAGCGCGGGGACCGCGTGGACCACGTGGTGGAGACGATGCGCAGCCACGGCATCAGCCAGATGCCCGTGGTGTCCGACGACGGGCGCGCCGTGGGCATGGTGCACGAGTACGACCTGCTCAACGCCCTGGTGGCCAGCAAGGTGAAGTTCCAGGACGCCATCGACCCCATCGTCGCCCCGCTCCAGGGCGCCGTCTCCGCCGAGGCCAGCATCGACCGGCTGCGCGAGATCTTCGCGCGCGACAACGTGGCGGTGGTGAAGGACGGCGAGACGGTCATCGCCATCGTCACGAAGATCGACCTCATCGACCACCTGCACCGCACCGCCGCCTGA
- a CDS encoding MaoC family dehydratase: MRYFEDFPIGEVMERGPYVVTREEILAFARQFDPQPFHVDEDAARQSIYGGIIASGWHTAAICHKLLVEGLLGQAASMGSPGLDELRWKKPVRPGDALSVRIETLEARPSASKPDRGALKFRFEVVNQHGDVVMTEIANALFARRPAP; the protein is encoded by the coding sequence ATGCGCTACTTCGAGGACTTCCCCATCGGCGAGGTGATGGAGCGGGGGCCGTACGTGGTGACGCGCGAGGAGATCCTCGCGTTCGCGCGCCAGTTCGACCCCCAGCCCTTCCACGTCGACGAGGACGCCGCCCGGCAGAGCATCTATGGCGGCATCATCGCCAGCGGCTGGCACACCGCCGCCATCTGCCACAAGCTCCTGGTGGAGGGACTGCTCGGTCAGGCCGCCAGCATGGGCTCCCCGGGCCTGGACGAGCTGCGCTGGAAGAAGCCGGTGCGCCCCGGGGACGCGCTCTCCGTGCGCATCGAGACGCTGGAGGCCCGGCCCTCCGCCAGCAAGCCGGACCGGGGCGCGCTCAAGTTCCGCTTCGAGGTCGTCAACCAGCACGGCGACGTGGTGATGACGGAGATCGCCAACGCGCTCTTCGCCCGCCGCCCGGCCCCTTGA
- a CDS encoding purple acid phosphatase family protein codes for MVHNVHGAMRTRRRVSTCLVGAWLLGACASPASTPDCNSPASADSRGCAVSPSLTDSGPALPRWPYLQSVHQTSAIVAFRTESDCLPTVRYGEGNTLTSSVSAGLSGTHHAVTLTGLSAGHTYGYVVDACGSTTGLRSFQTATGTSSLQTHFTAMGDFGTGGAMQKKVLEVMAMPQWRSELLLTLGDNAYPSGTEAELQAHLFTPMAPLLREVPMFATPGNHEYVTAQAQPYLDNMYLPTNNPQGSERYYSFDWGPVHFLALDSNCAVGLASPDRCTLAAQKAWAEADLIASSRLWKVAFFHHPSWSSGVHGSQLTMRRQFGPLFEKYGVDLVLTGHDHDYERSKPMHGDAEASYGQRGIPYLVVGSGGATLRPFSSPQPAWTEVRDAAAYGFLDVLVDGSTLTARFITSNNTVRDTLILKKPVVAVAPGVQEAALDAGTESRPGPMDGRVAPELQGPVPPADTPESVADPEEPLPPR; via the coding sequence GTGGTGCACAACGTTCATGGCGCGATGCGGACTCGACGGCGTGTCTCCACCTGCCTCGTGGGCGCGTGGCTCCTGGGCGCTTGCGCGTCGCCGGCCTCCACGCCCGACTGCAACAGCCCCGCCTCCGCCGACTCCCGGGGGTGCGCCGTATCGCCGTCCCTGACGGACTCCGGCCCCGCGCTGCCGCGTTGGCCGTATCTGCAGAGCGTGCATCAAACGTCCGCCATCGTGGCCTTCCGCACCGAGAGCGACTGTCTGCCCACGGTGCGCTACGGCGAGGGCAACACCCTCACGTCCTCCGTCAGCGCGGGCCTGTCCGGCACGCACCACGCGGTGACGCTGACCGGTCTGTCCGCGGGCCACACGTATGGCTACGTGGTGGACGCATGCGGCAGCACCACGGGCCTGCGCAGCTTCCAGACGGCCACGGGCACCTCGTCCCTGCAGACGCACTTCACCGCCATGGGCGACTTCGGCACGGGCGGTGCCATGCAGAAGAAGGTGCTGGAGGTGATGGCCATGCCCCAGTGGCGTTCGGAGCTGCTGCTGACCCTGGGCGACAACGCCTACCCGTCCGGCACGGAAGCGGAGCTCCAGGCGCACCTCTTCACGCCCATGGCCCCGCTGCTGCGCGAGGTGCCCATGTTCGCCACGCCCGGCAACCACGAGTACGTGACGGCCCAGGCGCAGCCCTACCTGGACAACATGTACCTGCCCACCAACAACCCGCAGGGCTCCGAGCGCTACTACTCCTTCGACTGGGGGCCGGTGCACTTCCTCGCGCTGGACTCCAACTGCGCGGTGGGGCTGGCTTCGCCGGACCGGTGCACGCTCGCGGCGCAGAAGGCCTGGGCGGAGGCCGACCTGATCGCGAGCTCCCGCTTGTGGAAGGTGGCCTTCTTCCACCACCCGTCCTGGTCCAGTGGCGTGCACGGCTCGCAGCTCACCATGCGCCGCCAGTTCGGCCCGCTGTTCGAGAAGTACGGCGTGGACCTGGTCCTCACCGGCCATGACCATGACTACGAGCGCAGCAAGCCCATGCATGGCGACGCCGAGGCGTCCTACGGCCAGCGCGGCATCCCGTACCTCGTGGTGGGCAGCGGCGGCGCCACGCTGCGCCCCTTCTCCTCCCCCCAGCCCGCCTGGACCGAGGTGCGCGACGCCGCGGCCTATGGCTTCCTGGACGTGCTGGTTGACGGCAGCACGCTCACGGCGCGGTTCATCACCTCCAACAACACCGTGCGCGACACGCTGATCCTGAAGAAGCCGGTGGTCGCCGTCGCTCCTGGCGTCCAGGAGGCGGCCCTGGACGCGGGGACCGAGTCGCGGCCGGGACCCATGGACGGCCGCGTCGCGCCGGAGCTCCAGGGCCCCGTGCCGCCCGCGGACACGCCGGAGTCCGTGGCCGACCCCGAGGAGCCGCTTCCGCCGCGTTAG
- a CDS encoding cystathionine gamma-synthase produces MRFDTLAIHAGQEPDPTTGAIMTPVYLTSTYVQDGPGEHKGYEYSRTQNPTRKALQDCLAALEGAKYGAAFASGLAGTDMLMHMLESGDHVIVSDDVYGGTFRLFDKVWKRSGITYSFVDLSKPENFEAAITPKTKMVWVETPTNPMLKLIDLGRIAEIAKKHGILSVADNTFMTPYFQKPLSLGFDVVAHSTTKYLNGHSDVVGGFVCTSRDDIAERMYFLQNAVGGVSGAFDSFLVLRGVKTLHVRMDRHAHNAMKVAQYLSTHKQVKKVTYPGLETHPQHALARQQMTGFGGMLTFDIHGGLEAARTFLKTVKVFACAESLGGVESLIEHPAIMTHASVPKETREKLGIADGFIRLSVGIEDAQDLIDDLAQALDRVK; encoded by the coding sequence ATGCGCTTCGACACGCTCGCCATCCATGCCGGCCAGGAGCCGGACCCCACCACGGGCGCCATCATGACGCCCGTCTACCTGACCTCCACCTACGTCCAGGACGGGCCGGGGGAGCACAAGGGCTACGAGTACAGCCGCACGCAGAACCCCACGCGCAAGGCGCTGCAGGACTGCCTGGCCGCGCTGGAGGGCGCCAAGTACGGCGCCGCGTTCGCGTCCGGCCTCGCCGGCACCGACATGCTGATGCACATGCTGGAGTCCGGTGACCACGTCATCGTCTCCGACGACGTGTACGGCGGCACCTTCCGGCTCTTCGACAAGGTGTGGAAGCGCTCGGGCATCACGTACTCCTTCGTGGACCTCTCCAAGCCGGAGAACTTCGAGGCGGCCATCACCCCGAAGACGAAGATGGTCTGGGTGGAGACGCCGACGAACCCGATGCTCAAGCTCATCGACCTGGGCCGCATCGCGGAGATCGCCAAGAAGCACGGCATCCTGTCCGTCGCGGACAACACGTTCATGACGCCGTACTTCCAGAAGCCCCTGTCGCTGGGCTTCGACGTCGTCGCGCACTCCACGACCAAGTACCTCAACGGCCACAGCGACGTGGTGGGCGGCTTCGTCTGCACCAGCCGCGACGACATCGCGGAGCGGATGTACTTCCTGCAGAACGCGGTGGGCGGCGTGTCCGGCGCCTTCGACAGCTTCCTCGTTCTGCGCGGCGTGAAGACGCTGCACGTGCGCATGGACCGCCACGCGCACAACGCGATGAAGGTCGCCCAGTACCTGTCCACGCACAAGCAGGTGAAGAAGGTCACCTACCCGGGCCTGGAGACGCACCCGCAGCACGCCCTGGCGCGCCAGCAGATGACCGGCTTCGGCGGCATGCTGACGTTCGACATCCACGGCGGCCTGGAGGCGGCGCGCACCTTCCTCAAGACGGTCAAGGTCTTCGCCTGCGCCGAGTCCCTGGGGGGTGTCGAGTCCCTCATCGAGCACCCCGCCATCATGACCCACGCCTCCGTCCCCAAGGAGACGCGGGAGAAGCTGGGCATCGCGGACGGCTTCATCCGCCTGTCCGTCGGCATCGAGGACGCCCAGGACCTCATCGACGACCTCGCGCAGGCGCTCGACCGCGTGAAGTAG
- a CDS encoding crotonase/enoyl-CoA hydratase family protein: MSVRVEKSGPVTTVILHRPEVRNAVDADTARELADAFRAFDADPDARVGVLFGDAGTFCAGADLKAVSEGRLLRLEPDGDGPMGPSRLQLSKPVVAAISGHAVAGGLELALWCDLRVVEEDAVLGVFCRRWGVPLIDGGTVRLPRLIGLSRALDLILTGRPVAASEALGMGLVNRVVPKGEARSAAEALAAQIAGFPQGCMKADRASAYAQADRTFEDAMRQEFLAGVKVLQTESIAGATRFAKGAGRHGRFE; the protein is encoded by the coding sequence ATGAGCGTGCGCGTCGAGAAGAGCGGCCCCGTCACCACCGTCATCCTCCACCGGCCGGAGGTCCGCAACGCCGTGGACGCCGACACGGCCCGCGAGCTGGCGGACGCCTTCCGAGCCTTCGACGCGGACCCGGACGCGCGCGTGGGCGTCCTCTTCGGCGACGCGGGCACGTTCTGCGCGGGCGCGGACCTGAAGGCCGTGTCGGAAGGGCGCCTGCTGCGCCTGGAGCCGGACGGCGATGGCCCCATGGGCCCCTCCCGCCTCCAGCTGTCCAAGCCCGTGGTGGCGGCCATCAGCGGCCACGCGGTGGCGGGGGGGCTGGAGCTGGCCCTGTGGTGTGACCTGCGCGTGGTGGAGGAGGACGCGGTGCTGGGCGTCTTCTGCCGCCGCTGGGGTGTGCCGCTCATCGACGGGGGCACGGTGCGGCTGCCCCGGCTGATTGGCCTGTCCCGAGCCCTGGACCTCATCCTCACGGGCCGGCCCGTGGCGGCCAGCGAGGCGCTCGGCATGGGCCTGGTCAACCGCGTGGTGCCCAAGGGCGAGGCCCGGAGCGCGGCGGAGGCGCTGGCCGCCCAGATCGCCGGCTTCCCCCAGGGGTGCATGAAGGCGGACCGGGCGTCCGCCTATGCCCAGGCGGACCGGACCTTTGAAGACGCGATGCGCCAGGAGTTCCTGGCCGGGGTGAAGGTGCTCCAGACGGAGTCCATCGCTGGGGCCACCCGCTTCGCGAAGGGCGCGGGCCGGCACGGCCGCTTCGAGTAG
- a CDS encoding class I SAM-dependent methyltransferase, translating to MADEGNQRTQGTGMFENRLRKNAKRLRKWARAQGLTAFRVYDRDIPEYSYAVDLYGDHAHVVEFPRRKAHAKGANADADRAEVLAAVTSVLGVPPERTSVKTHTPQPWGRSQYGRVGEGSERLVVEEQGLKFWVNLGDYLDTGLFMDHRNTRARVRTEAKGKHFLNLFAYTGAFTVYAAAGGAAGSVSVDLSNTYLDWAEDNLVLNGLADPRHVLIRADAKAWLEEQARHGDTQFDLIVCDPPSFSTSKKMSGTFDVQRDHVRMLEHLRALMAPGGVLYFSTNFLGFELKDSATRGMEQVEELTPRSIPEDFHRKEIHRCWRMVAPSR from the coding sequence ATGGCCGACGAAGGCAATCAGCGGACGCAGGGCACGGGCATGTTCGAGAACCGCCTGCGCAAGAACGCGAAGCGCCTGCGCAAGTGGGCTCGCGCGCAGGGGCTCACCGCCTTCCGCGTCTACGACCGGGACATCCCCGAGTACTCCTACGCCGTGGACCTCTACGGCGACCACGCCCACGTCGTGGAGTTCCCGCGCCGCAAGGCCCACGCGAAGGGCGCGAACGCGGACGCGGACCGCGCGGAGGTCCTGGCCGCCGTCACCAGCGTGCTGGGCGTGCCGCCGGAGCGCACCTCCGTGAAGACCCACACCCCCCAGCCCTGGGGCCGCTCGCAGTACGGCCGCGTGGGTGAGGGCAGCGAACGGCTGGTGGTGGAAGAACAGGGCCTCAAGTTCTGGGTGAACCTGGGTGACTACCTGGACACCGGCCTCTTCATGGACCACCGCAACACCCGGGCACGCGTGCGCACCGAGGCGAAGGGCAAGCACTTCCTCAACCTCTTCGCCTACACGGGCGCGTTCACGGTGTACGCGGCGGCAGGCGGCGCGGCGGGCAGCGTGAGCGTGGACCTGTCCAACACGTACCTGGACTGGGCGGAGGACAACCTGGTCCTCAACGGGCTGGCGGATCCGCGCCACGTGCTCATCCGCGCGGACGCGAAGGCGTGGCTGGAGGAGCAGGCCCGGCACGGAGACACGCAGTTCGATCTCATCGTCTGCGACCCGCCGTCGTTCTCCACGTCGAAGAAGATGTCGGGCACGTTCGACGTGCAGCGCGACCACGTGCGGATGCTGGAACACCTCCGAGCGCTCATGGCCCCCGGAGGCGTCCTCTACTTCTCCACCAACTTCCTGGGCTTCGAGCTGAAGGACTCCGCGACCCGGGGCATGGAGCAGGTGGAGGAGCTCACCCCCCGCTCCATCCCCGAGGACTTCCACCGCAAGGAGATCCACCGCTGCTGGCGCATGGTGGCCCCCTCGCGATGA
- a CDS encoding RNA polymerase sigma factor, producing MSSRGARTWASTAPPESGVDVAGARIPSASDEAHLRLLVRRLQDGDLAAFEQLYEATRLDAARTLRHLVGNRVEVEDLLQETYLRLLTAVKGFRGESRFKTFLYRVCANVALSHLRWKRRRPEDPFADPPEVVAPGEDPERAAERRQAARLVEAALEKLKPKKRIVFVYHELCGMSPDEIALAVGSSANTVRSRLHHARLEFTEAMQRLVVARPVGGPHGQP from the coding sequence GTGTCCAGCCGAGGAGCACGCACGTGGGCGTCCACGGCCCCGCCGGAGTCCGGCGTGGACGTGGCGGGCGCGCGCATTCCCTCCGCTTCGGACGAGGCCCACCTGCGGCTCCTGGTCCGCCGGCTCCAGGACGGGGACCTGGCCGCCTTCGAGCAGCTCTACGAGGCCACGCGGCTGGACGCGGCGCGAACCCTGCGCCACCTGGTCGGCAACCGCGTGGAGGTGGAGGACCTGCTCCAGGAGACGTACCTGCGGCTGCTCACGGCGGTGAAGGGCTTCCGGGGCGAGTCGCGCTTCAAGACGTTCCTCTACCGGGTCTGCGCCAACGTGGCGCTCAGCCACTTGAGGTGGAAGCGGCGCCGGCCGGAGGACCCGTTCGCGGACCCGCCAGAGGTCGTGGCCCCGGGCGAGGACCCGGAGCGCGCCGCGGAGCGCCGTCAGGCCGCCCGGTTGGTGGAGGCGGCGCTGGAGAAGCTCAAGCCCAAGAAGCGCATCGTCTTCGTCTACCACGAGCTGTGCGGCATGAGCCCGGACGAGATCGCCCTCGCCGTGGGAAGCTCGGCCAACACCGTGCGCAGCCGGCTGCACCACGCGAGATTGGAGTTCACCGAAGCCATGCAGCGTCTGGTCGTCGCCCGGCCCGTGGGGGGTCCCCATGGCCAGCCATGA